In Rouxiella sp. WC2420, the following proteins share a genomic window:
- a CDS encoding heme-binding protein, giving the protein MKKILMLAALCSLGSLSAFSANATITQTILSAEDAAKLITVATEKAQSLHANVCIAIVDQAGQLMSFKRMDNAPVGCIDSSILKARAGALYHTPTDKYMGRANGAEPAIATLPGMVPLGGGNPIVFHEAVIGSVGVSGSANPNEIEIAKAAAESLK; this is encoded by the coding sequence GTGAAAAAAATTCTGATGTTAGCGGCCTTATGTTCACTCGGCAGCCTGAGTGCATTTTCAGCCAATGCCACAATCACGCAAACTATTCTTTCAGCAGAAGATGCAGCAAAACTTATTACAGTGGCAACAGAAAAAGCGCAGAGCCTGCATGCCAATGTTTGTATTGCCATAGTTGACCAGGCTGGCCAGCTGATGTCATTCAAGCGTATGGATAACGCACCGGTAGGCTGCATTGATTCCTCAATTTTAAAAGCACGCGCAGGCGCGCTTTATCATACCCCGACTGACAAATATATGGGGCGTGCCAACGGCGCAGAGCCTGCTATTGCTACATTGCCTGGTATGGTGCCATTGGGTGGCGGTAACCCGATTGTGTTTCATGAGGCGGTGATTGGCTCTGTAGGCGTCAGTGGTTCTGCCAATCCGAATGAAATAGAGATTGCCAAGGCAGCCGCCGAAAGCCTGAAGTAA
- a CDS encoding heme-binding protein, with protein MKKVSCALLVSGLLVGFAAQAADDGITRVPVITHDQANELVKKAEETIKSHHIGGAVAIVDAAGQLITFDRLDGSTPANIALAPEKAKTSAYFGQPTEAYQDKVAKGNMLILGNPKILPFAGGIPIKLDGQVVGAIGVSTPDGSVDAEAAKAALTVLK; from the coding sequence ATGAAGAAAGTAAGTTGTGCATTATTGGTTTCTGGCCTGTTGGTGGGTTTTGCAGCACAGGCGGCGGACGACGGTATTACTCGCGTTCCAGTCATTACCCACGATCAGGCCAACGAATTAGTTAAAAAGGCCGAAGAAACCATTAAATCGCACCACATTGGTGGCGCAGTGGCTATTGTTGATGCTGCTGGTCAATTAATTACCTTCGATCGTTTAGACGGTTCTACACCTGCTAATATTGCATTAGCTCCTGAGAAAGCAAAAACCTCGGCTTATTTCGGACAGCCGACAGAGGCTTATCAAGACAAAGTTGCTAAAGGGAATATGCTTATTTTGGGTAACCCAAAAATTCTGCCTTTCGCAGGAGGGATCCCAATCAAATTAGACGGCCAGGTCGTTGGCGCTATTGGTGTGAGCACGCCTGATGGCAGCGTTGATGCAGAAGCAGCTAAAGCGGCTCTGACAGTACTGAAATAA
- a CDS encoding DoxX family protein: protein MNKSLDLAYVVARILAVGLFFTSGAEKIFQYSENVSVMAQNGVPSFFLPLVILLEVGGSIAIAFGFLTRFTSVFMAAFSIIAGFLFYQGFTMPHLIVWLKNASCAAGFILLVINGPGRWSIDHMISLKLGNKKTAGVQKSVA, encoded by the coding sequence ATGAATAAATCTTTAGATCTTGCTTATGTTGTTGCGCGTATTCTGGCGGTTGGATTGTTCTTTACGTCAGGCGCAGAAAAGATATTTCAATACTCGGAAAACGTCTCTGTGATGGCACAGAATGGCGTGCCGAGCTTCTTTCTGCCACTGGTTATCTTGCTTGAAGTCGGTGGCAGCATTGCTATCGCTTTCGGCTTTTTGACCCGTTTTACCTCAGTATTTATGGCGGCGTTCTCTATCATTGCCGGTTTTCTTTTTTATCAAGGCTTTACCATGCCGCACCTGATTGTATGGTTAAAAAATGCCTCATGTGCTGCAGGATTCATTTTACTGGTTATCAATGGCCCGGGCCGCTGGAGCATTGACCACATGATTAGCCTGAAGCTGGGTAACAAGAAAACCGCTGGTGTACAGAAGAGCGTGGCCTGA
- a CDS encoding LysR family transcriptional regulator produces MELKYLRYFLAIQDTGHLGRAAITLGITQPALTKCIQRLEKIYKTRLILKVGRGIRLTEAGLLLCERAQKIVQDMEVTQRDMSALADGTAGYIRLGAAATAAEFMLPQLAKRLLEEAPSVRLDVKVGMNDLLQNTLREKQLDIILGFLPDKSNEFIARPLLDDPVVLVASKDHPLAGIHPTSEQLDQYNWLLPSRKVATRQWLEQRLQTGGYPPPRIQIEANSIATLHSVIVETNLLSFISRRALQEIQHAIPLVEIPMPLLVMPRTFGLQFHSWSELSPVARQFVLIAEKIWNYH; encoded by the coding sequence ATGGAACTGAAATACCTACGCTACTTCCTGGCTATTCAGGATACCGGGCATCTGGGACGTGCCGCTATAACCCTTGGTATTACTCAACCTGCGCTTACAAAATGTATTCAGCGACTGGAGAAAATTTATAAAACCAGACTGATATTAAAGGTGGGGAGAGGGATCCGTTTGACCGAAGCGGGATTGCTACTTTGTGAGCGGGCTCAAAAAATCGTGCAGGATATGGAAGTTACTCAGCGCGACATGAGCGCTTTGGCCGATGGCACTGCGGGTTATATTCGTCTCGGTGCTGCGGCTACGGCTGCAGAGTTTATGTTGCCGCAGTTGGCAAAACGCTTATTGGAGGAAGCCCCGAGCGTGCGCCTGGATGTAAAAGTCGGGATGAACGACCTGCTGCAAAATACTCTGCGCGAGAAGCAGCTGGATATTATTCTGGGTTTTTTACCCGACAAGAGTAATGAATTTATTGCCCGGCCTTTACTCGACGATCCGGTGGTGCTGGTAGCGAGCAAAGATCATCCTTTGGCCGGTATTCACCCGACTTCAGAGCAGCTCGATCAATATAACTGGCTGCTGCCTTCAAGAAAGGTCGCGACCCGACAATGGCTTGAGCAGCGCTTGCAGACCGGTGGTTATCCACCCCCGCGTATTCAAATCGAAGCCAATTCAATTGCGACACTGCATTCAGTGATTGTCGAGACTAACCTGTTAAGCTTTATTTCGCGCCGTGCTCTGCAAGAGATCCAACATGCTATTCCGCTGGTGGAGATCCCAATGCCGCTGTTAGTCATGCCGCGTACCTTTGGTTTACAGTTCCACTCCTGGAGCGAGCTATCACCAGTTGCGCGGCAGTTTGTGCTGATCGCCGAGAAGATCTGGAATTATCACTAA
- a CDS encoding hydroxyacid dehydrogenase, with protein sequence MTYKFLMTAPALGAAGRKVLADAGCELDYLQNANDFEEVEQLMSTRAYDAVISRTVTLSAKAIESCPSLKIICKHGVGVTNIDVAAATARGIPVLTTPATNAQSVAELAVGLMLSAARQLPFFQHEIAEGRWTRSSEGIELFGKTLGLVGYGEIGRRVAHIAKAIGMRAAFFDPAIPLGTDSTDAVQYASLQELLKNSNVLSLHCPVNKATEKMLNADTLAQLPDRAIVINTSRGELIDEPALAQALTDGKLAAAGLDTVAVEPLPLDHPFRQFSNIVMTPHIGGTTPEALDAVSRSAAQQCLDFLQQQRINARACVNPEIL encoded by the coding sequence ATGACCTATAAATTTTTAATGACCGCACCGGCCTTGGGTGCAGCTGGGCGCAAAGTCTTGGCGGACGCGGGTTGCGAGCTAGATTACCTGCAAAATGCCAATGATTTTGAGGAAGTCGAACAGTTGATGTCCACCCGCGCCTATGATGCCGTCATTTCTCGTACCGTGACTTTGTCAGCCAAAGCCATCGAGTCTTGCCCTTCGCTAAAAATCATCTGCAAACATGGGGTTGGCGTCACCAATATTGATGTTGCGGCGGCTACGGCGCGCGGTATTCCAGTGTTGACGACCCCGGCAACCAATGCTCAGTCCGTTGCGGAACTTGCTGTAGGCCTGATGCTCAGCGCCGCACGCCAGTTGCCTTTCTTCCAACACGAAATTGCCGAAGGACGTTGGACCCGCAGCAGCGAAGGGATTGAGCTGTTTGGCAAAACCTTAGGCTTGGTTGGGTACGGAGAAATTGGTCGCCGCGTTGCTCACATTGCCAAAGCCATTGGCATGCGCGCCGCCTTTTTTGACCCTGCTATTCCATTAGGAACCGACTCAACCGATGCCGTGCAGTACGCTTCTCTGCAAGAACTGTTGAAAAACAGTAACGTGCTGAGCCTGCACTGCCCGGTAAACAAGGCAACCGAAAAGATGCTGAATGCCGACACCCTGGCGCAGCTGCCCGATCGGGCTATCGTTATTAATACCTCTCGCGGTGAGCTGATTGATGAACCTGCACTTGCGCAAGCTCTGACTGACGGAAAACTCGCCGCTGCCGGTCTGGACACCGTGGCCGTAGAGCCGTTACCCCTTGACCATCCATTCCGTCAATTCAGCAATATTGTCATGACTCCGCACATAGGCGGTACCACCCCTGAAGCACTGGATGCCGTATCGCGTTCGGCCGCTCAACAGTGTCTGGATTTCCTGCAACAGCAGCGTATCAACGCGCGTGCCTGCGTAAATCCTGAAATTCTTTAA
- a CDS encoding RraA family protein — protein MTSRSEWPAGYFIGQRDNVPDAATIEAFSRLPVPNIGDTMGRSVGALGLQPYHADNKVVLCGPAITVKVRPGDNLMIHKAIEMANPGDVIVVDGSGDLTQALIGGLMRTSALTKKIAGFVIDGAIRDLNEWAEGGIAVFARGNTLRGPSKDGPGQVNIPISCAGLLVNPGDLIVGDADGVIAIPYEELEHLLPKVQKHAQREEEIRAHNASGTTDPERFNSLLRAKGCPL, from the coding sequence ATGACATCTCGCAGCGAATGGCCAGCTGGCTATTTTATCGGTCAACGTGACAACGTTCCTGATGCAGCCACTATTGAAGCATTTAGCCGCCTGCCAGTACCAAACATTGGCGACACTATGGGCCGCAGCGTGGGCGCGCTGGGATTACAGCCTTATCATGCTGACAACAAAGTCGTACTCTGCGGACCAGCCATTACCGTTAAAGTCCGCCCTGGCGACAACTTGATGATTCATAAAGCGATTGAGATGGCTAATCCAGGCGACGTTATTGTTGTGGACGGTTCAGGCGACCTCACTCAGGCACTGATCGGCGGACTGATGCGTACCTCTGCTTTAACCAAAAAAATCGCAGGCTTCGTGATTGATGGCGCGATTCGCGATTTGAACGAATGGGCAGAAGGCGGGATTGCCGTATTTGCTCGCGGCAATACGCTGCGTGGGCCAAGCAAGGACGGTCCGGGCCAGGTTAATATTCCAATCTCTTGCGCAGGTCTGCTGGTAAATCCGGGTGATCTGATTGTCGGCGACGCGGACGGCGTGATAGCTATCCCTTACGAAGAGCTGGAACACCTGCTGCCGAAAGTGCAAAAACATGCCCAGCGCGAAGAGGAAATCCGCGCGCACAACGCTTCGGGTACGACTGATCCAGAGCGTTTCAATAGTCTGCTGCGTGCAAAAGGTTGCCCGCTCTAA
- a CDS encoding L-dopachrome tautomerase-related protein produces the protein MKHVVKTLSLTIGLLLAAGAQAKDTLPPTLPTQQDARLQQVATSSHVWNGVTVTKDGRIFASFTQSEGPGLELGEVGENGKITPYPDNEWNQWKPSDPEHHFLHVNALRIGPDGNLWAMDSGNTGIGTGAKSVDGAAKLVKIDLATNKVIKTYLIKPPVLKPASYIDDVRFNGHYAYMTDPGAVGLVVLDLDTGKAHRVLDNQPLSIDHTPIYADGKKLILPNGKEKRVGLDQLEVSPDGKWLYYQAIPGPLARIETRYLNDASLPAGEVNKHAKKFLDTWSTGGTAIDSDGNIYASDINTRSIKRITPEGKVSTVVSDPRLVWIDAMWVSDGALYMPSGQINRTPATTGGKPSTVEYPVKIYKLSLPIKPSPIDHP, from the coding sequence ATGAAACACGTGGTAAAAACGTTAAGTTTAACTATCGGCCTGTTACTGGCTGCAGGAGCACAGGCAAAGGATACCTTGCCGCCAACATTACCCACGCAGCAGGATGCGCGCTTACAGCAAGTTGCAACTTCCTCACACGTTTGGAACGGCGTCACGGTCACCAAAGACGGACGCATCTTCGCATCATTTACTCAGTCTGAAGGCCCGGGCCTGGAATTGGGTGAAGTTGGCGAAAACGGCAAAATCACGCCTTATCCTGACAATGAATGGAATCAGTGGAAACCTTCTGATCCTGAACACCATTTTCTGCATGTCAACGCACTGCGCATTGGTCCCGATGGTAATCTTTGGGCGATGGATTCCGGTAACACGGGGATCGGCACTGGTGCAAAATCTGTCGACGGCGCTGCCAAATTGGTGAAAATCGATTTAGCCACCAACAAGGTCATCAAGACTTACCTCATCAAACCGCCGGTCCTTAAACCTGCCAGCTATATTGATGACGTACGTTTCAACGGCCATTACGCTTATATGACCGATCCGGGTGCCGTGGGTCTGGTGGTATTGGATCTTGATACCGGCAAAGCGCACCGCGTGCTGGATAATCAGCCGCTTTCGATTGACCACACACCTATCTACGCTGACGGCAAAAAACTTATTTTACCGAATGGTAAAGAGAAACGCGTAGGTCTCGACCAACTGGAGGTTTCTCCAGACGGCAAATGGTTGTATTACCAGGCAATTCCTGGCCCTCTTGCACGTATCGAAACTCGCTATCTGAATGACGCTTCACTGCCAGCCGGCGAAGTGAACAAACACGCCAAAAAATTCCTTGATACCTGGAGCACGGGCGGTACGGCAATTGATAGCGACGGCAATATCTACGCTTCGGATATCAACACTCGTTCCATCAAACGCATTACTCCAGAAGGCAAGGTTTCGACCGTAGTTTCCGATCCGCGACTGGTTTGGATTGATGCGATGTGGGTCAGTGACGGCGCGTTATATATGCCTTCAGGCCAAATTAACCGTACTCCGGCCACGACTGGCGGCAAACCATCAACGGTTGAATATCCGGTCAAAATCTACAAGTTGTCTCTGCCAATTAAACCTTCACCGATTGATCATCCTTAA
- the hemN gene encoding oxygen-independent coproporphyrinogen III oxidase, translating into MAAQLIEWDRGLIQKYNYSGPRYTSYPTALEFSPRYQNDAFILATARYPERPLSLYVHIPFCHKLCYFCGCNKLVTRQLHKAEEYLNWLEQEIIQRAELFKNRQVSQLHWGGGTPTYLNKSQISRLVSVLRNNFDFLPDVEMSLEIDPREIELDVLDHLRHEGFNRLSMGVQDFNKQVQQLVNREQDEEFIFSLVERARALGFRSTNIDLIYGLPKQTPESFALTLQRVAQLNPDRLSVFNYAHMPQLFAAQRKIKEADLPSAEDKLNILQGSIACLTDAGYRFIGMDHFARPEDELAIAQQNGELHRNFQGYTTQGDTDLLGLGVSAISMIGDTYAQNEKDLKSYYSKIEDQGHALWRGLTMTRDDCLRRDVIKALICHFKLDFATIEREHGVIFKDYFAEDLALLEPLIEDELVELTGHQIMVTPKGRLLIRNICMCFDSYLRQQVRQRQFSRVI; encoded by the coding sequence ATGGCGGCACAGCTTATCGAATGGGACAGAGGCCTGATTCAAAAGTACAATTATTCCGGACCGCGCTATACCTCTTATCCTACTGCGTTAGAATTCAGCCCAAGATATCAAAACGACGCTTTTATTCTGGCCACTGCGCGCTATCCTGAGCGCCCGCTTTCCCTGTACGTGCATATTCCTTTTTGCCACAAGCTTTGTTATTTCTGCGGCTGCAATAAGTTAGTCACGCGTCAGCTGCATAAGGCTGAAGAATATCTGAACTGGTTGGAACAGGAGATTATCCAGCGCGCCGAGTTATTCAAAAATCGGCAAGTCAGCCAGTTGCACTGGGGCGGCGGTACACCGACCTATCTTAATAAATCGCAGATCAGTCGATTGGTTAGTGTACTGCGCAATAATTTTGATTTTCTTCCCGACGTAGAGATGTCGCTTGAGATCGATCCTCGAGAAATAGAGTTGGATGTACTGGATCATTTACGCCATGAAGGATTCAATCGCCTAAGCATGGGAGTGCAGGATTTTAATAAACAGGTTCAGCAATTGGTTAACCGTGAACAGGATGAGGAGTTTATCTTCTCGCTGGTTGAACGCGCCAGGGCGCTGGGATTTCGCTCGACAAATATCGACCTAATCTATGGCCTGCCGAAACAAACTCCAGAAAGTTTTGCCCTCACGCTGCAACGTGTTGCACAGCTAAATCCTGATCGCCTGAGCGTATTCAATTATGCCCACATGCCACAGCTTTTTGCCGCTCAGCGTAAGATTAAAGAGGCGGATTTACCCAGCGCCGAAGACAAGCTCAACATCTTGCAGGGCAGCATCGCCTGTCTGACCGATGCCGGATATCGATTTATCGGCATGGACCATTTTGCTCGTCCTGAAGATGAGCTGGCTATCGCGCAGCAGAACGGTGAGTTGCATCGCAATTTCCAAGGCTACACCACTCAGGGCGACACCGACCTGCTTGGGCTTGGGGTCTCGGCCATTAGCATGATCGGGGATACCTATGCCCAGAATGAAAAAGACCTCAAGTCCTATTACTCCAAAATTGAGGACCAGGGCCATGCTCTTTGGCGCGGTCTCACCATGACGCGTGACGATTGTCTTCGTCGTGACGTGATTAAAGCGCTGATTTGTCATTTTAAGCTGGATTTCGCGACGATTGAACGCGAGCACGGCGTGATTTTTAAAGACTATTTTGCCGAAGACTTAGCGTTGCTCGAGCCATTGATTGAGGATGAGCTGGTGGAATTAACCGGTCATCAAATAATGGTAACGCCTAAAGGCCGTTTGCTGATCCGCAATATCTGCATGTGTTTTGATAGTTATCTGCGGCAGCAGGTTCGTCAGCGGCAGTTTTCCCGAGTAATCTAA
- a CDS encoding response regulator transcription factor — MHINIVVADEFQLVRKGVISLISTMRSIERLENTSSFNIVADVSTPNELITVLSGKPVDLLILGYSLETFQNNSPIAALDGYALIKWLARKYPELKIIVISPYRHPQLIRMVLEMGVLGYISLNVSEKILERAIVSVINNEVYIEKGMMKTLFQGGDLNGKPISLKELEVLRLLCKGHNLTSIAGRMNLSIKTVSAHKLRAMSKLDVNSDCQLFCLLAETRLFNLSF; from the coding sequence ATGCATATCAATATTGTGGTGGCTGACGAATTCCAACTTGTGCGTAAGGGCGTCATTTCTCTAATCAGCACTATGCGTAGCATTGAGCGGCTAGAAAATACGTCATCATTCAATATTGTTGCTGATGTCTCAACGCCAAATGAATTAATCACTGTTCTGTCTGGCAAACCTGTTGATTTACTTATTCTTGGATATTCGCTAGAGACTTTTCAGAATAATAGCCCGATTGCGGCTCTTGATGGTTACGCATTAATAAAATGGTTGGCTCGGAAGTATCCTGAATTAAAAATAATAGTCATCTCACCGTACAGGCACCCACAATTAATACGCATGGTGCTCGAAATGGGCGTTTTGGGTTATATCAGTTTAAACGTAAGTGAAAAGATCCTCGAGCGGGCGATTGTTTCAGTCATCAATAATGAAGTTTATATTGAAAAAGGTATGATGAAGACCCTGTTTCAAGGCGGAGACCTCAATGGAAAACCTATCTCGTTAAAAGAGTTGGAAGTCCTGCGTTTGCTCTGTAAAGGGCATAATCTCACCAGTATCGCTGGCCGAATGAACTTGAGTATCAAAACCGTCAGCGCTCATAAGTTGCGCGCTATGAGTAAACTTGACGTTAACTCCGACTGTCAGCTGTTTTGCCTACTGGCAGAAACTCGGCTTTTTAATCTCTCTTTTTAA
- the yihI gene encoding Der GTPase-activating protein YihI, protein MNQSAKAPRAKAATSKTKKKSRVELDIEARERKRDNKRRGHKPGSRANPDADKNQSASAKKSDPRIGSKKAVPLIVETVFNNAPKVEKAPKPKKEAKPVLPPEEELTLLENDARLDSLLDLIDDGKTLSAEDQSYVDQTLDRIDVLMELLGIELGDEDDEDEEQGENMYRLLKGGN, encoded by the coding sequence ATGAACCAGTCAGCGAAAGCACCGCGTGCCAAAGCCGCGACGTCTAAAACGAAGAAAAAAAGTCGCGTTGAGCTTGATATCGAAGCGCGCGAACGTAAGCGTGACAACAAACGTCGTGGCCACAAGCCGGGCTCACGCGCCAATCCTGATGCAGATAAGAACCAGTCTGCATCAGCCAAAAAATCTGACCCACGTATCGGCAGCAAAAAAGCCGTTCCGTTGATCGTAGAAACTGTTTTCAATAATGCTCCAAAAGTTGAGAAAGCGCCTAAGCCGAAAAAAGAAGCCAAGCCGGTTCTGCCGCCAGAAGAAGAATTAACTCTTCTTGAAAACGATGCGCGCCTGGATTCATTGCTGGATTTGATCGATGACGGCAAAACGCTGAGTGCTGAAGATCAAAGCTATGTTGACCAGACGCTGGATCGTATCGACGTGCTGATGGAGCTGCTTGGAATCGAGCTGGGTGATGAAGATGACGAAGACGAAGAGCAGGGCGAAAATATGTATCGTCTGCTGAAAGGCGGTAACTGA
- the yihA gene encoding ribosome biogenesis GTP-binding protein YihA/YsxC, whose product MTSQTYNYHMTHFVISAPDIRHLPSDEGIEVAFAGRSNAGKSSALNTLTGQKSLARTSKTPGRTQLINLFQVEEGIRLVDLPGYGYAQVPEEMKRKWQRALGEYLQMRNCLKGLVVLMDIRHPLKDLDQQMIQWAVDVGTPVLVLLTKADKLASGARKAQTTMVRNEVESFMGDIQVEAFSSLKKIGVDKLTAKLNTWFSEIPPEVLEDIISGE is encoded by the coding sequence TTGACCAGCCAAACTTACAACTATCATATGACCCATTTCGTCATCAGTGCCCCTGATATCCGGCATCTACCGAGTGATGAGGGCATTGAGGTCGCATTTGCTGGTCGTTCAAACGCCGGAAAATCCAGTGCGCTCAATACGCTGACCGGGCAAAAAAGCCTGGCCCGTACCAGTAAGACGCCGGGCCGTACCCAGTTAATCAACCTCTTTCAGGTAGAAGAAGGTATTCGTCTGGTCGACTTACCGGGTTATGGCTATGCGCAGGTTCCTGAAGAAATGAAGCGGAAATGGCAGCGCGCACTGGGTGAATACCTGCAGATGCGTAACTGTCTTAAGGGCCTGGTAGTGTTGATGGATATCCGCCACCCGCTAAAAGATCTCGACCAACAGATGATCCAGTGGGCCGTAGACGTTGGCACACCAGTGCTGGTGTTGCTGACCAAAGCCGACAAACTGGCTTCTGGTGCGCGTAAGGCGCAGACCACTATGGTTCGCAATGAAGTCGAGTCCTTTATGGGCGATATTCAGGTCGAAGCCTTTTCTTCACTGAAGAAAATCGGTGTCGATAAACTGACAGCCAAACTGAATACCTGGTTTAGCGAGATCCCACCGGAAGTCTTGGAAGATATTATCTCCGGGGAATAA